From one Triticum aestivum cultivar Chinese Spring chromosome 4B, IWGSC CS RefSeq v2.1, whole genome shotgun sequence genomic stretch:
- the LOC123090526 gene encoding 60S ribosomal protein L10a, with the protein MSKLSTDALKEAITQVVADAKEKNRKFTETVELQIGLKNYDPQKDKRFSGSVKLPHVPRPKMRVCMLGDAQHVGEAEKIGLDSMDVEALKKMNKNKKLVKRLAKKYHAFLASEAIIKQIPRLLGPGLNKAGKFPTLVSHQESLEAKVNETKATIKFQLKKVLCMGVAVGNLSMEEKQIQQNIQMSVNFLVSLLKKNWQNVRCLYIKSTMGKPVRVF; encoded by the exons ATGAG TAAGCTATCGACCGACGCCCTCAAGGAGGCCATCACCCAGGTGGTGGCGGACGCCAAGGAGAAGAACAGGAAGTTCACCGAGACGGTCGAGCTCCAGATCGGCCTCAAGAACTACGACCCGCAAAAGGACAAGCGTTTCAGCGGTTCCGTCAAGCTGCCCCATGTCCCTCGCCCCAAGATGAGGGTCTGCATGCTCGGTGATGCCCAGCATGTGGGAGAG GCTGAAAAGATTGGTCTTGATTCCATGGATGTTGAAGCTCttaagaagatgaacaagaacaaGAAGCTTGTCAAGAGGCTTGCCAAGAAGTACCATGCTTTCTTGGCCTCGGAGGCTATCATCAAGCAGATTCCACGTCTCCTTGGTCCTGGTCTCAACAAGGCAG GAAAGTTCCCGACCCTGGTTTCTCACCAGGAGTCTCTGGAAGCCAAGGTGAATGAGACGAAAGCCACAATCAAGTTCCAGCTCAAGAAGGTGCTGTGCATGGGCGTCGCGGTGGGCAACCTGTCGATGGAGGAGAAGCAGATCCAGCAGAACATCCAGATGAGCGTCAACTTCCTGGTTTCCCTGCTCAAGAAGAATTGGCAGAAC GTGAGGTGCCTGTACATCAAGAGCACCATGGGGAAGCCGGTCCGGGTGTTCTAA